One Aliidongia dinghuensis genomic region harbors:
- a CDS encoding ABC transporter ATP-binding protein, translating into MSAATAEMPTIATPAEPAPLLTVNNLEVVYNDVILVLRGLNLKVPEGEIVALLGANGAGKSTTLKAISGLLKAEDGQITRGDVLFRGERLNGLDPDQIVRRGIFQVMEGRRIVADMTVHENLRLGAHTRRDGGVRDDLDRVYGYFPRLKERTGLAGYLSGGEQQMLAIGRAIMARPKLILMDEPSMGLSPLLVKEVFLIIRRLARDLGLTILLVEQNARLALEAASYGYIMEQGKIVLDGTADALKSNEDVKEFYLGQGEARKSFKGLKSFKRRKRWL; encoded by the coding sequence ATGAGCGCCGCCACCGCAGAGATGCCGACGATCGCGACCCCGGCCGAGCCGGCGCCGCTCCTGACCGTCAACAACCTGGAGGTCGTCTATAACGACGTCATCCTCGTGCTGCGCGGGCTCAACCTCAAGGTCCCGGAGGGCGAGATCGTGGCCTTGCTCGGTGCCAACGGCGCCGGCAAATCCACGACCTTGAAGGCGATCTCGGGCTTGCTCAAGGCCGAGGACGGCCAGATCACTCGCGGCGATGTCCTGTTCCGGGGCGAGCGCCTGAACGGCCTCGACCCGGACCAGATCGTCCGGCGCGGCATCTTCCAGGTCATGGAGGGGCGGCGCATCGTCGCCGACATGACCGTGCACGAGAACCTGCGGCTCGGCGCCCACACGCGCCGGGACGGCGGGGTGCGCGACGACCTCGACCGGGTCTACGGCTATTTCCCCCGGCTCAAGGAGCGCACGGGGTTGGCGGGCTATCTCTCGGGCGGCGAGCAGCAGATGCTGGCGATCGGCCGGGCGATCATGGCGCGGCCGAAGCTCATCCTGATGGACGAGCCGTCCATGGGCCTGTCGCCGCTCCTGGTCAAGGAAGTGTTCCTGATCATCCGCCGGCTCGCGCGCGATCTGGGGCTCACCATCCTCCTGGTCGAGCAGAACGCGCGGCTCGCCCTCGAGGCGGCGAGCTACGGCTACATCATGGAGCAGGGCAAGATCGTGCTCGACGGCACCGCCGACGCGCTCAAATCGAACGAGGACGTGAAGGAATTCTACCTGGGCCAGGGCGAGGCCCGGAAATCCTTCAAGGGCCTCAAATCCTTCAAGCGGCGCAAGCGTTGGCTTTAG
- a CDS encoding helicase-related protein, translated as MGSTLEHGRVTAVLGPTNTGKTHLAIERMLGHASGMIGFPLRLLARENYDRMVRAKGARAVALITGEEKILPPNPSWFVCTVESMPLDRYVDFLAIDEIQLAADPERGHIFTDRLLHARGRYETMFLGSDTIRPLMRKLVPEAEVISRPRFSTLTYTGPQKVTRLPPRSAVVAFSVSDVFELAELVRRQRGGTAVVLGALSPRARNAQVAMYQAGEVDYMVATDAIGMGLNMDLDHVAFARLIKFDGRGPRRLTAPEIAQIAGRAGRHMNDGTFGTTAEVGPLDEELVEAVEAHRFDPLQALWWRNSRLDFRSAGLLLKSLEARPPSPVLLRADAGDDQLALEALARQADIARQATNPGAVRLLWEVCQIPDFRKVMSEDHARLLAQVYRHLTGPDERLPPDWVASQITRIDRLDGDIDTLVQRIAHIRTWTYITNRVGWLADGAHWQERTRAVEDKLSDALHDRLTQRFVDRRSAFLVRSLAEARELLASVNDAGEVWVEGHFVGAMTGFSFHPDPAASGEGVRTLMAAANRMLRGEVQARARRLAAADDTVFTLAPDGTLGWEGEAVARLVAGDQPLAPRVELRPVDFLDGELRDAVKRRLERFVRTAIEHTLAPIHAALASPLPAAARGLAFQLGEGLGSLDAEPVRPLVAALDADDRKALARLGIRFGTETIYFDRLLKPAAVALRALLWAIHQGTGPLAVPPPGRLSVARDNLPVAYFDAIGYRPVGPRAIRADRLEALAAALRAKARDGRFGLDGTLAALVGAPLAELPDVVTALGYRGVVENGAVSFLAKRRAVRRKEARSKEARSPAQKPTPSADHPFAKLGALRGHA; from the coding sequence ATGGGATCGACCCTCGAGCACGGGCGGGTCACGGCGGTATTGGGGCCGACCAATACCGGCAAGACCCATCTCGCCATCGAACGCATGCTGGGCCACGCCTCGGGCATGATCGGTTTCCCGTTGCGCCTCCTGGCGCGCGAGAACTACGACCGGATGGTGCGCGCGAAGGGGGCCCGGGCCGTCGCGCTCATCACCGGCGAGGAAAAGATCCTGCCGCCGAACCCGAGCTGGTTCGTCTGCACCGTCGAATCCATGCCTTTGGACCGCTATGTCGATTTCCTTGCGATCGACGAGATCCAGCTCGCGGCCGATCCGGAGCGCGGCCATATCTTCACCGATCGGCTGCTGCATGCGCGCGGCCGGTACGAGACCATGTTCTTGGGCTCCGACACGATCCGGCCGCTCATGCGCAAGCTCGTGCCCGAGGCCGAGGTCATCTCGCGCCCCCGCTTCTCGACCCTGACCTATACCGGCCCGCAGAAGGTGACGCGCCTGCCGCCCCGGAGCGCGGTCGTCGCCTTCTCCGTCTCCGACGTGTTCGAGCTGGCCGAACTGGTGCGGCGCCAGCGCGGCGGCACCGCCGTGGTGTTGGGCGCCTTGAGCCCGCGCGCGCGCAACGCCCAGGTCGCGATGTACCAGGCGGGCGAGGTCGACTACATGGTCGCGACGGACGCGATCGGCATGGGCCTCAACATGGACCTGGACCATGTCGCCTTCGCGCGGCTCATCAAGTTCGACGGGCGCGGGCCTCGGCGCCTGACCGCGCCCGAGATCGCGCAGATCGCCGGCCGCGCCGGACGGCACATGAACGACGGCACGTTCGGCACCACGGCCGAAGTCGGGCCGCTCGACGAGGAGCTGGTCGAGGCGGTCGAGGCCCATCGCTTTGACCCGCTGCAGGCGCTCTGGTGGCGCAATTCTCGCCTCGACTTCCGCTCGGCCGGGCTGCTCTTGAAGAGCCTCGAGGCGCGGCCGCCCTCGCCGGTGCTGCTGCGCGCCGACGCCGGTGACGACCAGCTGGCGCTCGAGGCGCTCGCCCGCCAGGCCGACATCGCCCGCCAAGCGACCAACCCGGGTGCTGTCCGCCTGCTGTGGGAAGTCTGCCAGATCCCCGATTTCCGCAAGGTCATGTCCGAGGATCACGCCCGGCTGCTGGCCCAGGTCTACCGCCACCTGACCGGCCCGGACGAGCGCCTGCCGCCGGACTGGGTGGCAAGCCAGATCACGCGCATCGACCGGCTCGACGGCGACATCGATACGCTGGTGCAGCGCATCGCCCATATCCGCACCTGGACCTACATCACGAACCGCGTCGGCTGGCTTGCCGACGGCGCCCATTGGCAGGAGCGCACGCGCGCGGTCGAGGACAAGCTGTCAGACGCGCTGCACGACCGGCTGACCCAGCGTTTCGTCGATCGCCGCTCCGCCTTCCTGGTGCGCAGCCTTGCCGAGGCGCGCGAACTGCTGGCCAGCGTCAACGACGCGGGCGAGGTCTGGGTCGAGGGCCATTTCGTCGGCGCCATGACGGGCTTCTCGTTCCATCCCGACCCCGCGGCGTCGGGAGAGGGGGTCCGGACGCTGATGGCCGCGGCCAATCGCATGCTGCGCGGCGAGGTGCAGGCGCGCGCGCGCCGGCTGGCTGCGGCCGACGACACCGTCTTTACGCTGGCGCCGGATGGGACGCTCGGCTGGGAAGGCGAGGCGGTCGCACGCCTCGTCGCGGGCGACCAGCCGCTTGCCCCGCGCGTCGAGCTGCGCCCGGTCGATTTCCTCGACGGCGAGCTGCGCGATGCGGTCAAGCGCCGGCTCGAACGTTTCGTCCGCACGGCGATCGAGCATACGCTGGCGCCGATTCACGCGGCGTTGGCGAGCCCGCTGCCGGCCGCCGCGCGCGGGCTCGCGTTCCAGCTGGGCGAGGGGCTGGGTTCGCTCGATGCCGAGCCGGTCCGGCCGCTCGTCGCGGCGCTCGATGCCGACGATCGCAAGGCGCTGGCTCGGCTCGGCATTCGTTTCGGAACAGAAACGATCTATTTCGATCGGCTCCTGAAGCCGGCGGCGGTAGCGTTGCGCGCCCTGCTCTGGGCGATCCACCAGGGCACCGGCCCCTTGGCCGTGCCGCCGCCCGGGCGCCTGTCCGTGGCGCGCGACAACCTGCCTGTCGCCTATTTCGACGCGATCGGCTATCGGCCGGTCGGCCCGCGCGCGATCCGGGCCGACCGGCTGGAGGCGCTCGCCGCGGCCTTGAGGGCCAAGGCGCGCGACGGCCGTTTCGGGCTCGACGGCACGCTTGCGGCCCTCGTCGGCGCCCCGCTCGCCGAGCTGCCGGACGTCGTGACGGCGCTGGGCTATCGCGGCGTGGTCGAGAACGGTGCCGTGAGCTTCCTTGCCAAGCGCCGCGCCGTCCGGCGCAAGGAGGCCCGGTCGAAGGAGGCCCGGTCGCCGGCCCAGAAGCCGACGCCGTCGGCCGATCATCCGTTCGCCAAGCTCGGCGCACTCAGGGGCCACGCTTGA
- the htpG gene encoding molecular chaperone HtpG has translation MAETRSFQAEVSRLLDIVAHSLYSDKKVFLRELISNASDACDRRRYLALTEPALGAADGKYRVVLKPDPAAKTLSVIDNGIGMSEIELIENLGTIARSGTSAFLKGLGQDSKRDMTLIGQFGVGFYSAFMVADKVEVVSLKAGESQAHRWESDGKGSFTVSPVDASEVGTRITLYLKEEEKDYMLAPRLKHVVKTYADHIALPILLEEDGKEETLNSASALWTRPKNEVTAEQAKEFYHTVAHAFDDPWLTLHYKAEGVIEYTSMLFVPGAKPFDLFDPARKHSVRLYVRRVFVTDDCAELVPAYLRFLKGVVDSEDLPLNISRETLQASPLIAKIRQGVTKRVLGELAKKAADAQADYAKFWDNFGAVLKEGLYEDFEQREALLSLARFRSTAAEGLVSLEDYVGRMKPGQTAIYTITADSPEAALRSPQLEGFRAKGVEVLLLTDPVDEFWLPMVAKYKEHEFRSVTRGGADLSAIEGPAKDGQKPAEPPAPAGTAELVALLKLTLADAVKDVRSTDRLTESAVCLVADEGDMDMHLARLLKQHKQLGEEAKRVLEVNPRHPLIQRLAERLGQFGTGPALEDAAWLLLDQARIVEGEALPDPVAFAKRLASCLERGLAA, from the coding sequence ATGGCAGAAACCCGCAGCTTTCAGGCCGAAGTCTCCCGGCTGCTCGATATCGTCGCCCACTCGCTCTACAGCGATAAGAAGGTCTTCCTGCGCGAGCTCATCTCGAACGCGTCGGACGCCTGCGATCGACGGCGCTACCTGGCACTGACCGAGCCGGCGCTTGGGGCCGCGGACGGCAAGTATCGCGTGGTGCTGAAGCCCGATCCGGCGGCGAAGACGCTGTCGGTCATCGACAACGGCATCGGCATGAGCGAGATCGAGCTGATCGAGAACCTGGGCACGATCGCCCGCTCCGGCACCTCGGCCTTCTTGAAGGGCCTGGGCCAGGATTCCAAGCGCGACATGACGCTGATCGGCCAGTTCGGCGTCGGCTTCTATTCCGCCTTCATGGTCGCGGACAAGGTCGAGGTCGTCTCGCTCAAGGCGGGCGAGAGCCAGGCGCATCGATGGGAATCCGACGGCAAGGGCTCGTTCACCGTATCACCGGTGGACGCGAGCGAGGTCGGCACGCGCATCACGCTCTATCTCAAGGAAGAAGAGAAGGACTACATGCTGGCGCCGCGCCTGAAGCATGTGGTCAAGACCTATGCCGACCATATCGCCCTGCCGATCCTGCTTGAGGAGGACGGCAAGGAAGAGACGCTGAACAGCGCGTCGGCGCTCTGGACACGGCCCAAGAACGAGGTCACGGCCGAGCAGGCCAAGGAATTCTATCACACGGTCGCCCATGCCTTCGACGACCCGTGGCTGACGCTGCACTACAAGGCCGAAGGCGTCATCGAATACACGAGCATGCTGTTCGTGCCGGGTGCTAAGCCGTTTGACCTGTTCGACCCGGCGCGCAAGCATTCGGTCCGGCTCTATGTCCGCCGCGTATTCGTGACCGACGATTGCGCCGAGCTGGTCCCGGCGTACCTGCGCTTTCTGAAGGGCGTGGTCGACAGCGAGGACCTGCCGCTCAACATCAGCCGCGAAACGCTGCAGGCGAGCCCGCTCATCGCCAAGATCCGCCAGGGCGTCACCAAGCGTGTCCTGGGCGAGCTCGCCAAGAAGGCAGCCGACGCCCAGGCCGACTATGCCAAGTTCTGGGACAATTTCGGCGCGGTCCTGAAGGAAGGCCTCTACGAGGATTTCGAGCAGCGGGAGGCACTCTTGAGCCTCGCCCGCTTCCGCTCGACCGCGGCCGAGGGCTTGGTCAGCCTCGAGGATTATGTCGGCCGCATGAAGCCCGGCCAGACCGCGATCTATACGATCACCGCCGACAGCCCGGAGGCAGCGCTCAGGAGCCCGCAGCTCGAAGGCTTCCGCGCCAAGGGCGTCGAGGTGCTGCTCTTGACCGACCCGGTCGACGAGTTCTGGCTGCCGATGGTCGCCAAGTACAAGGAGCACGAGTTCCGCTCCGTCACGCGCGGCGGCGCGGACCTGAGCGCGATCGAAGGTCCGGCCAAGGACGGCCAGAAGCCGGCCGAGCCGCCGGCGCCGGCGGGCACGGCCGAGCTCGTAGCGCTTCTGAAGCTGACGCTCGCCGATGCGGTCAAGGACGTCCGCTCGACCGACCGCCTGACCGAGAGCGCCGTGTGCCTGGTCGCCGACGAGGGCGACATGGACATGCACCTGGCGCGCCTGCTGAAGCAGCACAAGCAGCTGGGCGAGGAGGCGAAGCGGGTGCTCGAGGTCAATCCGCGCCACCCGCTGATCCAGCGCCTGGCCGAGCGCCTGGGGCAATTCGGCACCGGCCCGGCGCTCGAGGACGCCGCCTGGCTGCTGCTGGACCAGGCCCGCATCGTCGAAGGCGAGGCGCTGCCCGACCCGGTCGCCTTCGCCAAGCGGCTCGCCAGCTGCCTCGAGCGCGGCCTCGCTGCTTGA
- a CDS encoding phenylacetate--CoA ligase family protein, which translates to MTEYYDALETRPPEVREAALFAALPAQIAHAQARAPGFARLLAGVEAAAITSRAALAQLPLVRKSDLIEAQKAMRPFAGFNAIAPGRLARIFQSPGPIYDPEGRGTDWWRLARALHAAGFRPGELIHNTFSYHMTPAGSIFETGAHALGCAVFPAGVGQTEQQVRAIADLGPVGYAGTPSFLGLLLDKAREIGVAIPSLTKGLVSGEAYPETARARFAEAGISVLQCYATADVGLIAYETRPRGGLVQDEGVLVELVRPGTGDPVGEGEVGEVVVTSFNPDYPLIRFATGDLSQFLDGPSPCGRTNRRLKGWLGRADQTTKVKGMFVHPSQVAEIVRRYPGIECARLVVEREGENDRMTLVCALDPGAAEPAVAALQETIQAVTKLRGAVRFVASGGLPNDGKVIDDTRA; encoded by the coding sequence ATGACCGAGTATTACGACGCGCTGGAAACCCGGCCGCCGGAGGTGCGGGAGGCGGCTTTGTTCGCGGCCCTGCCGGCGCAGATCGCCCATGCCCAGGCGCGGGCACCCGGCTTCGCCCGGCTCCTGGCCGGCGTCGAGGCGGCGGCGATCACGAGCCGGGCGGCGCTTGCCCAGCTGCCGCTCGTGCGCAAGTCCGACCTCATCGAGGCGCAGAAGGCGATGCGGCCCTTCGCCGGCTTCAACGCGATCGCGCCCGGCCGGCTCGCCCGCATCTTCCAATCGCCGGGACCGATCTACGACCCCGAAGGGCGCGGCACCGACTGGTGGCGGCTCGCCCGCGCGCTCCATGCCGCGGGCTTCCGCCCGGGCGAGCTCATCCACAACACGTTTTCCTATCACATGACCCCGGCCGGCTCGATCTTCGAGACCGGCGCCCATGCCTTGGGCTGCGCCGTGTTCCCGGCCGGCGTTGGCCAGACCGAGCAGCAGGTGCGGGCGATTGCCGACCTCGGACCCGTGGGCTATGCCGGCACCCCGTCGTTCCTGGGCCTGCTCCTCGACAAGGCGCGGGAGATCGGCGTCGCCATCCCGTCGCTGACCAAGGGGCTGGTCTCGGGCGAGGCTTATCCCGAGACGGCGCGTGCCCGTTTCGCCGAGGCCGGCATATCGGTGCTGCAATGCTATGCCACGGCCGACGTCGGCCTCATTGCCTACGAGACGCGGCCGCGCGGCGGACTGGTGCAGGACGAGGGCGTGCTGGTCGAGCTGGTCCGTCCCGGCACCGGCGATCCGGTTGGCGAGGGCGAGGTCGGCGAGGTCGTCGTCACCAGTTTCAATCCGGACTATCCGCTGATCCGCTTCGCGACCGGCGACCTGTCGCAGTTCCTCGACGGGCCGAGCCCGTGCGGCCGGACGAACCGGCGCCTCAAAGGCTGGCTCGGGCGGGCCGACCAGACGACCAAGGTCAAGGGCATGTTCGTCCATCCGAGCCAGGTTGCCGAGATCGTCCGCCGCTATCCGGGCATCGAATGCGCGCGCCTCGTCGTCGAACGCGAGGGGGAGAACGACCGCATGACGCTGGTGTGCGCGCTGGACCCCGGCGCCGCCGAGCCGGCCGTTGCGGCGCTGCAGGAGACGATCCAGGCTGTGACAAAATTGCGAGGCGCGGTACGTTTCGTCGCATCGGGCGGCCTGCCGAATGATGGCAAGGTAATTGACGACACGCGTGCCTAG
- a CDS encoding UvrD-helicase domain-containing protein yields MPLLHYAGRPALDLTDEQFAAATAPHAHALVDACAGAGKTRTLVARYLHRREAGAEPDRMALVTFTRRATAEMLDRLETFTQDRRALERRVRTIDGFAQAILRAAAGPFGVTADFGLLVDERRRANEGRGDEERPGESREGFAVRLFGRTALDADEDGTNLLGAFDGLRARLMGEAEIGRLAQSADVGDVWRRAARCYGDYRAAMDKAALYDHAEIQHRVIARCQAEPALAQKLFGRFTDLLVDEYQDVTAAQVAFFQLFLVGGGRLWAVGDEDQAIFGFRHAEVERIRRFGRDFPGARTYRLGTNLRCGRAITGLARAVIAGDRRRGTRPIALDERRDGDGWLNPGQVVAHEAEDAEAEGRWIARRIARLVDEEELPPERIAVLYRARPAAETVIETVRAALRRQRIPIEDSDKPGVAFRTIHESKGLEFEAVFLPGLVLGALPHYRATDAAARAEERRLFYVALTRAETRLHLSWPRCRMKRNGDPEAVRPSPLLVEGLAAALDGDGLDSGGLEWDGPEWDGPGSLDGWLARQGSRRIARPGLQATAPVRPKAGRPQPAKSLEEWLVGWSPAEIALLDEHLGRSLATLQGLIQRPYGELTRVVTLARADRAALRALRPS; encoded by the coding sequence ATGCCGCTCCTCCATTACGCCGGCCGGCCGGCGCTCGATCTGACCGACGAGCAGTTCGCCGCCGCGACGGCACCGCATGCCCATGCGCTGGTCGACGCCTGCGCCGGCGCCGGCAAGACGCGCACGCTCGTCGCCCGCTATCTCCACCGGCGCGAGGCGGGCGCCGAGCCCGATCGCATGGCGCTCGTGACCTTCACGCGGCGCGCGACCGCCGAGATGCTGGATCGGCTCGAGACCTTCACCCAGGACCGCCGGGCGCTCGAGCGGCGCGTCCGCACGATCGACGGGTTCGCGCAAGCGATCCTGCGCGCCGCCGCCGGTCCGTTCGGCGTCACGGCCGACTTCGGGCTGCTGGTCGATGAGCGCCGGCGCGCCAATGAGGGACGTGGGGACGAGGAACGGCCGGGCGAAAGCCGCGAGGGCTTCGCGGTCCGCCTGTTCGGCCGCACGGCACTCGATGCCGACGAGGACGGCACCAACCTGCTGGGTGCCTTCGACGGGTTGCGCGCCCGGTTGATGGGCGAGGCCGAGATCGGCCGGCTTGCCCAGTCGGCCGACGTCGGTGACGTGTGGCGCCGGGCGGCCCGCTGCTACGGCGACTATCGCGCTGCCATGGACAAGGCAGCGCTTTACGACCATGCGGAGATTCAGCACCGCGTGATCGCACGCTGCCAGGCTGAGCCGGCGCTGGCGCAGAAGCTGTTCGGGCGCTTCACCGACCTGCTCGTCGACGAATACCAGGACGTGACCGCGGCCCAGGTCGCGTTCTTCCAGCTGTTCCTCGTGGGCGGCGGGCGCCTCTGGGCGGTCGGCGACGAGGACCAGGCGATCTTCGGCTTCCGCCATGCCGAGGTTGAGCGCATCCGCCGCTTCGGCCGCGATTTCCCCGGCGCCCGGACCTATCGGCTCGGCACCAACCTGCGCTGCGGCCGGGCGATCACCGGCCTCGCGCGTGCGGTCATCGCCGGCGACCGGCGCCGCGGCACGCGGCCGATCGCCCTCGACGAGCGCCGGGACGGTGACGGCTGGCTCAATCCCGGCCAGGTCGTGGCCCACGAGGCGGAGGATGCCGAGGCCGAGGGCCGCTGGATTGCGCGGCGCATCGCCCGCCTCGTCGACGAGGAGGAGCTGCCACCCGAACGGATCGCCGTGCTCTATCGCGCGCGGCCCGCGGCCGAGACCGTGATCGAGACCGTCAGGGCGGCGCTGCGCCGGCAGCGCATCCCGATCGAGGATAGTGACAAGCCCGGCGTCGCGTTCCGCACCATCCATGAATCGAAAGGCCTGGAGTTCGAGGCCGTGTTCCTGCCCGGCCTCGTCCTGGGCGCGCTGCCGCACTATCGCGCGACCGACGCCGCGGCGCGCGCCGAGGAACGCCGCCTGTTCTATGTGGCACTGACCCGGGCGGAAACGCGGCTCCACCTGAGTTGGCCGCGCTGCCGCATGAAGCGCAACGGTGATCCGGAGGCCGTGCGGCCGAGCCCGCTCCTGGTTGAGGGGTTGGCGGCGGCACTCGACGGGGACGGCCTCGACTCGGGTGGGCTCGAATGGGATGGGCCCGAATGGGACGGGCCGGGCTCGCTCGACGGCTGGCTCGCGCGCCAGGGCTCCCGTCGGATCGCCCGCCCCGGCTTGCAGGCCACGGCACCCGTGCGGCCCAAGGCGGGCCGGCCGCAGCCGGCAAAATCGCTCGAGGAATGGCTCGTCGGCTGGAGCCCGGCCGAGATCGCGCTACTCGACGAGCATCTGGGCCGCAGCCTCGCGACGCTCCAGGGGCTGATCCAGCGGCCGTATGGCGAACTCACGCGGGTCGTGACGCTTGCCCGCGCGGATCGCGCGGCGCTCAGGGCCCTGCGGCCCTCTTGA
- a CDS encoding ABC transporter substrate-binding protein: MKMLKLTLMLAGAAALVPSLARADYPIGHLNDFSGGTADVGKPYGQGVDDALAYINAHGGINGTKLAVDATDYGYQVPRALAAYKNWTGSNKVVAIMGWGTADTEALVKSVTDDQIPFVSASYAGTLTDPTGKGGPASERAAPYNFFYGPSYSDSARALVQWAAEDWKKKGGQGKPKWVHMGANHPYPNAPRKAEEEYAKELGFEVLDPVVFALTPGDYTAQCLTLKQSGANYAYLGNTGASNIAVLKSCETAGVKVQFVGNVWGIDENSLKAAGSAGNGVVFPVRTAALWTDNVPALSLFKEIAKNSDPSGKEYKAVHYLAGVCAAFYLKEAMEWAAANGGVTGPTIAKGFQAKANWVPKGTEGVCKPSTWTAEDHRPTLSVELYQTQVTGPTDSGTVSELIAKGTMKLNKVATIELPRKKEWIGY; this comes from the coding sequence ATGAAGATGCTGAAACTGACGCTCATGCTGGCCGGTGCCGCGGCACTGGTTCCCTCGCTCGCGCGCGCCGATTATCCGATCGGCCACCTGAACGATTTCTCCGGCGGCACGGCCGACGTCGGCAAGCCCTACGGCCAGGGCGTCGACGATGCGCTCGCCTACATCAACGCCCATGGCGGCATCAACGGCACGAAGCTTGCGGTCGACGCGACCGACTACGGCTACCAGGTGCCGCGCGCGCTCGCCGCCTACAAGAACTGGACCGGGTCCAACAAGGTCGTCGCCATCATGGGCTGGGGCACGGCCGATACCGAGGCGCTGGTCAAGAGCGTGACCGACGACCAGATCCCCTTTGTCTCCGCGTCCTACGCCGGCACCTTGACCGACCCGACCGGCAAGGGCGGCCCGGCGAGCGAGCGGGCGGCACCCTATAACTTCTTCTATGGCCCCTCATATTCGGACTCGGCGCGCGCGCTCGTGCAGTGGGCGGCCGAGGATTGGAAGAAGAAGGGCGGCCAGGGCAAGCCCAAGTGGGTCCACATGGGCGCCAACCATCCCTATCCGAACGCCCCGCGCAAGGCTGAGGAAGAATACGCCAAGGAACTGGGCTTCGAGGTGCTGGACCCGGTCGTCTTCGCTCTCACCCCCGGCGACTACACAGCGCAATGCCTGACGCTCAAGCAGTCGGGCGCCAACTACGCCTATCTCGGCAATACCGGTGCCTCCAACATCGCCGTCTTGAAATCGTGCGAGACGGCCGGCGTCAAGGTGCAGTTCGTCGGCAACGTCTGGGGCATCGACGAGAACTCGCTCAAGGCCGCGGGTTCGGCCGGCAACGGCGTGGTGTTCCCGGTCCGCACCGCCGCCCTCTGGACCGACAACGTGCCGGCGCTGTCGCTGTTCAAGGAGATCGCCAAGAACTCCGACCCGTCGGGCAAGGAATACAAGGCCGTGCATTACCTGGCCGGCGTCTGCGCCGCCTTCTACCTGAAGGAGGCGATGGAATGGGCGGCCGCCAACGGCGGCGTCACCGGTCCGACCATCGCCAAGGGTTTCCAGGCCAAGGCCAACTGGGTCCCGAAGGGTACGGAAGGCGTGTGCAAGCCGTCGACCTGGACCGCCGAGGATCATCGCCCGACCTTGTCGGTCGAGCTCTACCAGACCCAGGTCACGGGCCCGACCGACAGCGGCACGGTGAGCGAGCTCATCGCCAAGGGCACGATGAAGCTCAACAAGGTCGCGACCATCGAGCTGCCGCGCAAGAAGGAATGGATCGGCTACTAG
- a CDS encoding branched-chain amino acid ABC transporter permease: MATATLRPCGDFKSRYAADQTIFPTVWSRNFCILGVVLVAAAPFLVDRYVLNLLIQIGYLGIAALGLNILVGFTGQISIGHAVFFGFGGFASCFLNSNAGIPPVLSIPLAGVMTTAVGLVFGIPAARLKGLYLAIATLAAQFILLDFFGRAEWFTGGSNGTVADPVSLFGFKFNHDESYLYVVLFYVVVLYVAAANLMRTRDGRALVAVRDYYLAAEMMGVNLTKYRTLSFGISSFYAGIGGALYAHYLGFMSIEGLDISFSIQFLAMIIIGGLGSIMGTLMGTAFMVLLPQLVNFLARSLDGSAIDHALGLHEGLPFLREMTIGAAIILFLIFEPDGLAHRWKQIKAYWKLYPFSY; the protein is encoded by the coding sequence TCCTGGGCGTCGTGCTGGTCGCGGCGGCCCCGTTCCTTGTCGACCGGTATGTGCTGAACCTGCTGATCCAGATCGGCTATCTCGGCATTGCCGCCTTGGGTCTCAATATCCTGGTGGGCTTCACCGGCCAGATCTCGATCGGCCATGCCGTATTCTTCGGCTTCGGCGGCTTCGCCTCGTGCTTTCTCAACAGCAACGCCGGCATCCCGCCCGTGCTGTCGATCCCACTTGCCGGGGTGATGACGACCGCGGTGGGATTGGTGTTCGGCATTCCGGCGGCACGGCTCAAGGGGCTCTATCTCGCGATCGCGACGCTTGCGGCGCAGTTCATTCTGCTCGACTTCTTCGGCCGGGCCGAATGGTTCACCGGCGGGTCGAACGGCACCGTCGCGGATCCGGTGAGCCTGTTCGGCTTCAAGTTCAACCACGACGAAAGCTACCTCTACGTCGTGCTGTTCTATGTGGTCGTGCTCTACGTCGCGGCCGCGAACCTGATGCGGACGCGCGACGGCCGGGCCCTGGTCGCCGTGCGCGACTATTACCTCGCGGCCGAGATGATGGGCGTGAACCTGACGAAATACCGGACCTTGTCGTTCGGCATCTCGTCCTTCTACGCCGGCATCGGCGGCGCCCTCTATGCGCACTACCTGGGCTTCATGTCGATCGAGGGGCTCGACATCAGCTTCTCGATCCAGTTCCTCGCCATGATCATCATCGGCGGCCTGGGCTCGATCATGGGCACGCTCATGGGCACTGCGTTCATGGTGCTCCTGCCGCAGCTCGTGAATTTCCTCGCCCGCTCCTTGGACGGCAGCGCCATCGACCATGCGCTGGGCCTGCACGAAGGCCTGCCGTTCCTGCGCGAGATGACGATCGGTGCGGCGATCATCCTGTTCCTGATCTTCGAGCCCGACGGGCTCGCCCACCGCTGGAAGCAGATCAAGGCGTACTGGAAGCTCTACCCGTTCAGCTACTGA